The Cucurbita pepo subsp. pepo cultivar mu-cu-16 chromosome LG18, ASM280686v2, whole genome shotgun sequence nucleotide sequence TACTACACTTGGaatgtatatttttaagagaataaaaaagggcgaaaattgattaaaatgaaataaaacatttaatttaagtaAACAAGGGAATATAATGGgaaaatggattaaaataaaataaaataaaattaggggACAGGTGTGGGGATCTGATAGGTGGGTGGGGGTTGCTCGTCTTCTTATGTTTTGGATTTACCCAAACCCATAAAGTTCTGCTGGTTAACCCTCACGTGAGCCCCCACGTGACCCATATTTTCCTCTCATATTCCATACCTCTATTTTTTACTAAGTAATTAttaggtatttttattttattttattttgaatgactaaattttaaatttgttaaaaatatatgaaataaaatataatataaagatcaaaataatattttaattaggaTGACTATGGAGTTCTGAGAGAGAATAAATTATTGTCGAtattaatgattaattaacaaaaaggGAGAATGATTAAGGAATAGTTTAAGAAGTAAGATACGGGTTAAGATAATTCCGTTGTCTGTGTTAAACCCTTTTAATATctatattaataaatcaaataattaatataaatattttcttttaaaaaagaaaaagaaaaaggaaaaaatgaagtACCTTTTTCACCGTGACCAAAACTGTAAAAACAATATTGACCTACTTTACCACCTCATTCTAACCCACCTTCATTTAATggtttttcaacttttttttttaatgaaaaaaaaaggtttcttCATTACTTCaaaactttttatatttataaataataaaattagtcGAAGATATcactaaatattattttgtatataaattattattatttaattctgTCGACGtgttttatgttaaaaaatatataattattattttgtaatattctATAGTTTATAGtacattatataatataaatttcaatttaacaCACAAAGgattgaaattataatttgaaatactatattatataatgGAAATATAACAATATCATTAGAATTTAACAAATATGGTGACCATATTCAAAGTTTTGAACCCTTCAAAATTTGACCTATACCAAATCTCGGTACACACTCGACACAatactataataataataataataatcaataataaCAATATCGGTCCCACGTCGATTCGTTTGTAAATCAATTAGCTAAACCTATATAATGGAAGGTTAGGGTACAAAAATGGGGGTAGATATGGGCTTAGAAGTTAGGCAATTTATATAAACAAAGGTACAAATTTGGAACTTTAATTGTCATGTTATgatgaaaaagaacaaagcttGGAAAAAGGTGGTTGTGGTGTAGATGCCTTATGAATTGGGAAATAAAAGACCTTTTTtggaaattataaaattatacaagtctattaaatatttattaaactaattttaaaaatgattttatattgGGGcaatattattgatttttttaatccagtttcaaaaaataaaataaaataaaataaaagcgTGCACGCAAAGGCAATAAGTGAATTTGGTGTTTGAAGAACACAACATCATATTTTGTGGGGTTTGGATTATTTTCGATCAATTTTGCTGTGTTTTAGACAAATGTCGGATCCAAAACTCTCACTTTAATttgcttttcaatttttcattattatttataaaaggaattaataaatgtataaaaaaaaatgcaatctTGGGATCATAATCTAGGGAGAATAATGGAGTAATTCAAGGAgaattttaagtaattttttaatttttttttttctttagggCATGTGATGGCAGGAATCCGATGATTCACTACGACAgcatcaaacaaaattttacaCGTTTTTTCATGCCTCAACAAAACGACATGTCGGGCGCCTCAAAACGCCTCGGTTCCATTtttaagtaaattaaaatgaattaggACACTTTGGAACCATGCGTGCTGGTAGAAATATCATCGAATTTCGTTCGTGTCggattcaaaattattttttttatttgtatcgGACAAAAATAACCATGAATTTATGGATCCATTATGTTGGTCGGTGATAAGGGTTTTGTTAATTcgaaatcattttttttaagttaattaatCCAATAATAGAGACCACATGTGAGGTGtgacatatacatatatataagaaGATTTTCCCATGATTTATCATaccttcaattaaaatattaatcttagtgataataaataaatacatttagaATATAAACACAGCATCGACAAAATATCATATCGCGTGGAATGATTTACTTGGTATTATACATGTGAGGTCTGTTAAGGAAGGGGTTCCACACtcatgtttcgttcttctctcaaactaatgtgagatctcacaataactatctatttatataataatatcaatatcCAAAAAGATTTCTATCTCTGTTTGCTAGATTATAACATTACTTTCTTGAATTACTATctaaacatttttcaaaactttttctaattaaGGTTTCTAAAACTGTTTTCCATGAGTGGAGTCGGAGGGTTCAACAATGTCATCCATTCCAATGAACCAGTGAGGATTGTTGAAGTTGTATATTagctaattaaaaaaaaggtcatGAGAAAGTAAGCGAGAGATGATATCTCCATGGGTAAGAGGCATTTTGAAAAACTGAAATGAAACTCAAGTTTTAGTTGGCCGACTTATCCGAGAGTCAGAGTAACTACCACGAGACTACGTCAGcttatgaaaatatatatatatatataaagattaTGGAAATGAGAGAGAATATGGAGGGAGAGAGTGAAGACAAGGAGGAGAATGTTAGTTATGGTCAGACATAGGAGAGAGGCAAAAACGAAAAGGAATATATTGATATCCATAGAGACTTAGGGTTTACAAATAATGGAAGATGTAGTTTTTTACTCAAACAGCCGACAAAGATTTTGGCGGTACGGACAACACACAAACTCCTTAAACTACACAAACTCCGTGAATATTTGTCACgggccttttttttttttttttttaataattttttaatgatatgaaATGAATTACTTCTAATCTTATGCCTTTTGTattattcataataatttaacttttacaTATTACCCACAATAACCAAATTTATCATCATGGTGTACCCAACAAAACCTTACcctttaataattgaatttacatatcataaaagaaattaaaaaaaggtatGGTAGCACCCCAAGCATTCTCTTCctggctttaaaacgcgtatgttagggaaaagtttccatcTACCCTCTTCAgggtcagcgtcctcgttggcactctttcctttctccaatcgacgtgagaTCCCGCCAAATTCACCCTTTTGGGTTCCAACGTCCTTATTTGCAGATTtgaagactttaaaacgcgtctgctaagaaAAGATTTCCATCCACCCTCTCCAGGgtcagcatcctcgttggcactctttcctttctccaatcgatgtgagatcccgcCAAATTCACCCCTTTGGGTCTCAACGTCCTTACTTGCAAATTttaagactttaaaacgcgtctgctaagaaAAGATTTCCATCCACCCTCTTCAGGGTCAGTGTCGttgctgacactctttcctttctcccatCGATGTGAGATCCGTGTCAAGTCCACCCCTTTGGATTCCAACGTCCTTACTTGcatattttaagactttaaaacgtgtctacagGAAAGTTTCCACgccccttataaagaatgtttcatttttctctccaatcaacgtgggactATAACAGTAAGTTTGTTGTCCCACTCAGGTTGGAGATAAAGTGAaagcagaagaaaaagaaaggaaataaagataaaagagaGGTTaataaagaaggaagaaaaagaaagaaaaggagagagagagagagacaagaGAATATAAAGACAAAGGTTGTGTCTGAAACTCCATGAttattcaaaatctctctgAAAATTCAAAGCTTCTCTGGTAAGGCcttgttgaagaagaagaagaagaagaagaagaagaagaagaagaagaagaagaagaagaagaagaagaagaagaagaagatgaacatAGGGGGATTGCAAAGCTCAGTTATGCAACAGATGATGATGGGTTCAGAAAACCCTAATTGGTGGAATTCAAATAATCACTCTTcacttccttttccttctaattCCTTCTATCACCTTCAACACCACTTTCCAGATTCTTGGAGCCAACTTCCCTTgtaaatctctctttctttctccctctcttttaaattttaatccttttttacttgattatgttttttcattataaaGGGGCGATGTGGTTGGTGAAGAGGATCAAAAGGGTTTTATGCCAATGTTCCAACAAGCCAAGAAGTTGGAGGATTGGGATGAAGAGACTTTGAATAATCATAAAGTTGATATCAAGAAACACCACTCACCTCATTCCATCAACTATGTCTATGGACACGGCGGTGTTGGTGTCGGTGTCAGTGTCGGTGTCGTAGGCGACGATTATCAATTGCCTCCTAAACAAAACTGGTCCCCTATGATACCAGCTTCTTCTCCTCACTCATGTATCACAAGTTTCAGTACTAATATGTtggatttttcaaataataacaataacaataacaacTCTCCCGCTCATCATTCCCGCCCTACGCATCCCCAACCAGATCGCTCTTCCGAGGTCAGTACACGAATCATTTATGTCATGttcaaaacttttgttggTTTGATCTAAATAATTAGTATCAACTTTGAATATAGTTCAATCGTAATTGATTTTGGGTTTGTGTTTGTTTAGTGTAACAGCAATCCAAGGGGTGGGGcaatgaagaaatcgagggtCGAATCCTCTTCAAACCAAACGAGTTTGAAGGTAAGAATCAAAatccacaaaaacaaaaggaacaaaCTAAAAAACCAACCCACATGGACATACAAACATGATCTGTTATCGTGGATGATATAATTGTCGTTCTTACTTGTCCATATCTCCTCTCTTGCTGATTCTTAATACTAAATTGAACTAATTACACCatgtttttccttcttttaccATAGAATTACATGTGCTGCTTAGATTATTAATGCTTCTTtttggtaaataaaaataataataataataataataataattacccAGGTTAGGAAGGAAAAATTGGGTGACAGAATTACAGCTCTCCACCAGCTTGTTTCTCCATTTGGGAAGGTAAAAACTAATATCCCCCACAGTAATTTGATTCGTTTTAGGGATTAATTACTGAATTAGAAAAAAGGGAATTACTTTTGATAATAATACAAACTTTTTCTTTGCCAAAGTCTTGAGAATGAGCTGTTTGTTCAAACCTTATGGAcccagaaaaacaaaattaaataaataaatatagagtatttaattttgattaaatattcaatttaaggcaaaatatatatatatgaatttggATGGTTGTGGCGTGAAGCTGAGGttgtcttttattttgtaCAGACTGACACAGCTTCAGTTTTGTTAGAAGCTATTGGCTACATCAGATTCCTTCATACTCAAATTGAGGTGatgtttcttcttccatcttccttttctttttctttttttttaatttcatacgAACACGATCAACATATACATGTTAAGGATTATTGGGAGCGAGTCACACCttagttaatttagtggaagatcataggtttataagtgagaaatactatctctatttgATACGAGGCCTTCAAGAAAGCCTAAAGCAcagccataagagcttatactgaaagtagacaatatcatatcattgtagagagtcatgattttttatttttgcattgGATTCAGGCCCTCAGTTTGCCTTACTTGGGCAGTTCTTCGGGAAGTACGAGGCAGCAAGAACAACATTCTGTAAGAAATAATTctctgttgggttttatgtcctaaaactcatagtttgtaaacaaagatatattctattttcaataaagttattattgttgtttattcagaaaaaattgttattgaataaagtgaactttacgatcattaatctaaatccaataaactaagaacactctggctatagtatgactacttgaactatatgtagagacataagagtggatcaagttcaagtatatagtcaaaatgatctatagtataaggataaggctgagtaccttattctggggacactatggatgcggcccacttttgtatatgatataaacaatgcgatcactaaattgtgcatgtggagacatgtgagtgggggcgtcctatgcaatgagtattgcataagatcggaccatgaagaaaaccactctcactttataaagtcgtttactgttgagactgattttcttttcattcgataacctaggtaactcggttttaatcctgagctaaccatgaactcctgtttattcggaattatccttagatttgcatgggtgagagtggctctagttcgccgactcaacaggcctcccatttcaggggtaagactgggtgaatggctggggacgtggggtgcaagacggaattcactcctacccacttttagggatagaagaaaggtagttcccttaagcactgactccaggtcttgaacaaggggccccaccctctcattggcctgagagggattcggtttactggttggaccacaaaccaattgtttattagaggatcagtgagacataaggaacaagaagtaacttcaggggtaaaacggtaaattgacccagctctagttacgaacaacctgtgaaggatcgacttactaatcatggttatatcagatggacagaaatatatctatagtgaggggagtgcaactactaggctatagtggagtgtcctagtagttaacgaatgttggttaaccaggttaatgagtttaatcggttaatcttgaatcgttggagcccatgatctataggtccattaggtccctctgctagctcatatcggactaaaccatagaacagtgtgacgagtgagttcgaagtgttcgaattcaaattagggaatatgcgttacatatatacgatatatttaaccgcaattttattttatttacgaaataaacgaaaagagagaatctgagatatttaaataagatttaaatatcttaatcaattatgtgtcggaattgactgggattggcatttgaattaatattaaatattaattaaatagtttaattaattatttaatgttactttaatttgaaattcattattcaaattaattgttgaattaaaatgaagaaagtcaaaatgttgactttcatctaattaaaatgaagaaagtcaaaatgttgactttcatctaatggaaaaatcatgttagtggaattttgaggtgtcaaaatttggtttaaccaaacttgcatgtttgccaaataaaccccacaagtttgagtggaattttgagtgtcaaaatttggttaactcaaacatgcatgcttgccacataatcccaaacatttgagtggaattttaagtgtcaagatttggtgatctcaagtttgcatgaacatgcaaacttgactctttaaatagagtgatcatgatacttggaagggattcttcatcttgatgaaaaacctctcacaagcactctctttcacgtatacaaaatccctcccaagtttagtcactcaccggattccacaatcccgttctaaggccggagaatagtggagaagacactagtggtggttcgaaatcggttcgtgaggcaaaaggagtttgaactacaaaaggttagtatttaaactcattaagttttaatacttatgaacatgctagtcatttacaataattgatgttctaaaagtgcctaagatccaaattgcttccgcatgtgttatattaacaccatcaattggtatcagagcaagttttaggcactttatttacattaatttgatcatggtgggtaccatttcatgcatgaaatttgtggttgctaaagtggatggttttggttttggcattttttttatgcttccatttgatacaattattgtaataagcctaaggtgtatgggctttaataaatgaagaaaggtctgtaatttttataaagtcattagagtccactttaggttgtaattgatcgaaaatggaagagataagcaagctgaaccgaagaggatggaagaggcggttcgGGTGTTTTTTCTGTCGTTGGGGACCGATTGaacgtttttaagggttggttgGTCCAGTTCGTGATCGTCGGGAGCggctcaagttatttttagttattaatgtaataatttagttaattgcttgctttaaaatgccaaaaccaacccactttagtgtgtttaattaattatgcattatgaatgtatgttttaattaaatagaaaatgtatatgcataaagtatgtcatatagatttaaaatcccaccataggctaagcatgtttcatgcattccaagtatgttataagtgttataatgtatagtatgcatgtcttagggttccatgagtgatagatataaattgttatattattgcatggaatggatgattatataaattgttatataaagcatgttataggttattttcaacgtcataaaatgaggtagacgttaaaatctataataaagataagtgcatgctcactaagggttaagaaccgagcacgatcaattttaacagttaaaaggggtcgatgtcttataaaattgcggttacgagaaagctcacctggcacgatcttgtctaaggctgaaggtacttaagttgacggtttacggaacacctactacctggagatcggaccagtacttgagcttagttagccgagttttatgagcatgcttaagtgatttaagatttagaaaaatcacctagacttaagttatatttaattagccggaatatacttaagtaatgagtatacccaaccatataaaatacttagtgggaggaaaaTGGTGTATAAGATACATCGTTTTCTCTTCACGCTCTctgtaaaattcacacagtgagattcatgctcggcctcgtgtcgccctgggagcgtcctccattcggaaggtatttgcatgagtcaataacaaggggaattgagaaagtatttatagtaagtgggagaaggaagtcaacacgtcctatggtctccaccactaggttgcaccgtgagattcccatgttccgcctgcatgttgccctagagcaactacccattcggagggtcgtaacatgggagtcggaacaacgcaaactccagaaatggataggatttcttaggtccattcccaactttggccttttcattcgatagcgTTGTTGGGGCCGATTTCTGAGGTCTGAAATTGGTGGGTCACACTTGcgaagaattactaagagttagtatattcttgaccaaaatagcgataactaaaacactataggaacaagagttattctgggattagtgtttaagtcaagaatgtcttggtttagtgaatgagtgattgactgcccctcggtagcagttgctctaactcactaaagtatcgttgcaaattaataatgatttgggtacattattacatttgctaaaactgattggattaaacaggattaagtcaaaatcactaatagaattttctttatatcacagcatgacaaactcaatagtacaattactcgcttctgagaaattaaacggcgacaactacacaacttggaaatcaaacctaaacacaatactggtcattgatgatttaaagtttgttttaactgaggagtgtcctccaaacccaaactcaaatgcaaaccgaacagctcgggatgcatatgacagatggataaaggcaaatgacaaagcccgagtgtacattctagccagcatatctgatgtcttggctaagaaacacgatgttatgggtactgctaaagagattatggaatctctaaaagggatgtttggacaaccgtccttctcccttagacatgaagccataaaatacatttacaactgccgtatgaaagaagggacctcagttagagaacatgtcctggacatgatggtccatttcaatgtggcagaagaaaatgaagctgtcattgatgagaagagtcaagtcagttttatcatgatgtctcttccgaagagcttcttccagttccgcaccaatgtggttatgaacaaaatagaatataacttgactgctcttctcaatgagctacagacttatcagtccctcttaacaaacaagggacaaacaggagaagcaaatgttgctatctccaagaaattactacgaggatcgtcctccaaaaataagtctggaccttcaacttctaaaagtgttttgatgaagaagaagggaaaagggaaaaataagattcctactaaccgcaagaacaaggttcaaaaagtagataaaggaaaatgtttccattgcaacgaaaacgggcactggaagagaaactgcccaaaataccttgcagagaagaaagccgaaaagacacaacaaggtaaatatgatttactcgttgtagaaatgtgtttagtagagtatgacaactcaacttggatactagattcaggggcgactaatcatatttgttctttttaccaggaaactagc carries:
- the LOC111780741 gene encoding transcription factor bHLH68-like isoform X1, with the translated sequence MNIGGLQSSVMQQMMMGSENPNWWNSNNHSSLPFPSNSFYHLQHHFPDSWSQLPLGDVVGEEDQKGFMPMFQQAKKLEDWDEETLNNHKVDIKKHHSPHSINYVYGHGGVGVGVSVGVVGDDYQLPPKQNWSPMIPASSPHSCITSFSTNMLDFSNNNNNNNNSPAHHSRPTHPQPDRSSECNSNPRGGAMKKSRVESSSNQTSLKVRKEKLGDRITALHQLVSPFGKTDTASVLLEAIGYIRFLHTQIEALSLPYLGSSSGSTRQQEQHSVPGERNCMFPEDPGQLLNENGLNKNGVSHQEEEVEKDLRSRGLCLVPVSCTLQVGSENGADYWAPTFGGGGGFR
- the LOC111780741 gene encoding transcription factor bHLH68-like isoform X2 gives rise to the protein MNIGGLQSSVMQQMMMGSENPNWWNSNNHSSLPFPSNSFYHLQHHFPDSWSQLPLGDVVGEEDQKGFMPMFQQAKKLEDWDEETLNNHKVDIKKHHSPHSINYVYGHGGVGVGVSVGVVGDDYQLPPKQNWSPMIPASSPHSCITSFSTNMLDFSNNNNNNNNSPAHHSRPTHPQPDRSSECNSNPRGGAMKKSRVESSSNQTSLKVRKEKLGDRITALHQLVSPFGKTDTASVLLEAIGYIRFLHTQIEALSLPYLGSSSGSTRQQEQHSLLNENGLNKNGVSHQEEEVEKDLRSRGLCLVPVSCTLQVGSENGADYWAPTFGGGGGFR
- the LOC111780741 gene encoding transcription factor bHLH68-like isoform X4, translating into MNIGGLQSSVMQQMMMGSENPNWWNSNNHSSLPFPSNSFYHLQHHFPDSWSQLPLGDVVGEEDQKGFMPMFQQAKKLEDWDEETLNNHKVDIKKHHSPHSINYVYGHGGVGVGVSVGVVGDDYQLPPKQNWSPMIPASSPHSCITSFSTNMLDFSNNNNNNNNSPAHHSRPTHPQPDRSSECNSNPRGGAMKKSRVESSSNQTSLKVRKEKLGDRITALHQLVSPFGKTDTASVLLEAIGYIRFLHTQIEEEEVEKDLRSRGLCLVPVSCTLQVGSENGADYWAPTFGGGGGFR
- the LOC111780741 gene encoding transcription factor bHLH68-like isoform X3 translates to MNIGGLQSSVMQQMMMGSENPNWWNSNNHSSLPFPSNSFYHLQHHFPDSWSQLPLGDVVGEEDQKGFMPMFQQAKKLEDWDEETLNNHKVDIKKHHSPHSINYVYGHGGVGVGVSVGVVGDDYQLPPKQNWSPMIPASSPHSCITSFSTNMLDFSNNNNNNNNSPAHHSRPTHPQPDRSSECNSNPRGGAMKKSRVESSSNQTSLKVRKEKLGDRITALHQLVSPFGKTDTASVLLEAIGYIRFLHTQIEALSLPYLGSSSGSTRQQEQHSVRNNSQLPKIYKTHFKFMDKICFFFFSLIL